Proteins from one Telopea speciosissima isolate NSW1024214 ecotype Mountain lineage chromosome 1, Tspe_v1, whole genome shotgun sequence genomic window:
- the LOC122642460 gene encoding tyrosine-protein phosphatase RLPH2-like has protein sequence MGDPSGLPEPTKLAEDRVVCCIGDIHGYLSKLQRLWSNLEKLIDPPAFHTALIVFLGDYCDGGPNTRKVLDFLISLPSRYPNQTHVFLCGNHDLGFAGFVGVLPPPPDGSAFAETWKEFEQNEVREGWYKGDGYENMHLQGRRWAGSMKEKFNAAKGREFMGSIYDAGSTLESYGVPHGSADLVKAVPNEHKKFLADLVWIHVEDDVWIDTPEGRKHCKMIAVHAGLEKNKGVEEQLKLLKSKDTRVPKVEALSGRKSVLEIPEELTRNPTIVVSGHHGKLNIDGLRLIIDEGSGCEKNPMAAIVLPSGMIIRDTDDTV, from the exons ATGGGAGACCCAAGCGGATTGCCAGAACCGACGAAACTCGCAGAAGACAGGGTCGTCTGCTGCATAGGGGACATCCATGGTTATCTCTCCAAGCTTCAGAGGCTCTGGTCCAATCTCGAAAAACTTATCGACCCACCTGCTTTTCATACCGCTCTTATAGTCTTCTTGGGCGATTACTGCGACGGAGGCCCCAATACTCGAAAAGTCCTCGACTTCTTGATCTCTCTTCCTTCCAGATATCCTAACCAGACCCATGTCTTCCTTTGCGGAAACCATGACCTCGGCTTCGCAGGTTTTGTTGGTGTCCTCCCTCCACCGCCCGATGGGTCGGCTTTCGCCGAGACATGGAAGGAGTTCGAGCAAAATGAGGTCAGGGAGGGCTGGTATAAAGGAGATGGGTATGAGAATATGCATCTTCAGGGGAGGCGTTGGGCTGGCTCCATGAAGGAAAAGTTTAATGCTGCCAAAGGGAGGGAATTCATGGGTTCGATCTACGACGCTGGATCTACGCTCGAATCATATGGTGTTCCACATGGTTCTGCAG ATTTGGTTAAAGCAGTCCCCAATGAACACAAGAAATTCCTCGCTGATTTGGTCTGGATCCATGTGGAG GACGATGTCTGGATAGATACTCCTGAAGGAAGAAAACATTGTAAAATGATAGCAGTCCATGCAGGTTTGGAGAAAAACAAAGGGGTTGAAGAACAACTCAAACTTTTGAAATCCAAGGACACGCGGGTACCTAAAGTGGAGGCTCTTAGTGGGAGGAAAAGTGTTTTGGAAATCCCGGAG GAGCTAACAAGAAATCCAACTATAGTAGTAAGCGGGCACCATGGGAAACTTAACATTGATGGTCTTAGGCTGATCATTGATGAAGGTAGCGGTTGTGAAAAGAATCCAATGGCTGCTATTGTTCTCCCTTCTGGGATGATCATCCGTGATACTGATGACACTGTATGA